The Diceros bicornis minor isolate mBicDic1 chromosome 1, mDicBic1.mat.cur, whole genome shotgun sequence sequence ATATGAAATATATGGACTTATGTGCCACTACTCCTGTTTTATTTGGATGCTGATTACTACCTGATTTAACTGCTGATTAAAATAACCCAGGTAGCTTTTTTCAGGGTCCCACCCCAGAGATTTTTGATTCAGGAGGACTAGGGTAGAGCCTGGGAAACTTGTTATTTAAAAGCCCCCAGATAGTTCCAGTGAGCAATTAGTTTTGGGAACCACTGCCTTAGACCAATCAGATTGCTCTGCTACAGTGAAAGTCGAGAATTCAGGAATCAGAAGCAGATGGGCACAGGTTCTAGGGTGCAGaattgtgctgtttttcacctAAAGTTCTCAATATGATTAGCCTGAAAATCTGATACCACTGTTCTCTTTAGACAACTCTCATACATTGATAAATGTTATCTTTTATTCCCATACTTCTGGCACCTGTTCCATCTTTCATCTAGTTCCTCCCTGATCATCACTTTGGTATCAGTAGCCAGCTAGATTTTGCCATATCCAATGATGGATATTTAAGAGTAAAACAGTGTAGTCTTATTTCAATGAGAAtcaattgggttttttgttttttaattacccATGCCCTGACCCTACCCTCTAAAGATTTTTCTTCAGTCATTTTTGAGTGAGTTTGTATAGTTTTAAAGTatcacaggtgattctgatatgcaTTCCTCAATGAGAGCACTCCTTTGTTACTTCTTCCTGCCACTcgcaatagaaaaaagaatattctgcTAAAACAAGTAAAGACAGCAAAACCCTAAACAGGTCTTAtggtaaacatttttatttccttagcaCAGAAGCAAAGGaggacatacaacattgtgtttttaaatgatttatttcaagatattttaagCTGTTCTTAGTGATGTCTTACCAAGTGTGCTATAAATTATCCTTTATTATAAATCCAGATAGAAGAGGAGCTATGGGAAGAAGAATTTATTGAACGCTGTTTCCAAGAAATgctggaagaggaagaagaacatGAGTGGTTTATTCCAGCTCGAGATCTCCCACAAACTATGGACCAAATCCAAGACCAATTTAATGACCTTGTTATCAGTGATGGCTCTTCTCTGGAAGATCTTGTggtaaaaagttatttttcatctttttaaaacctAGCTCATTTTTCCCATAAGTGGAAAAGCCAGCAGATCTGTTTAAGAAGAGTTCTACATCTCTTCCCCTTCAGAAATTGTACTGCTTCTTACTATGGAAGCAGAGACCTCCCAGTCTCACTTATGACATGGAGTGACTTTTGGCAACACTCTGGAGCTAGTCTGAGACCACTAACAGATTTCTTGCCACCGCTTTTAGCTTTGATAATTGTGTTGCCCTAGGATACTTAAATGTCTTAAAGCATTAATCCGAAAGGAGTACACAGTATGTTCGTGTGAGTGGCCTATACAAAAGTAGCTTGATGGTGAGGTTTTGCTCTTTAATTTTGTCTTAAACATTTGGTGAAATTTGCAAATTTTTATCTGAAAGGTAcaattttggagttttttttccTGATCCGGGATTTTCATTGAGAACCCTAACTTTGTTTAGAACTGTGATGTAATAAGGCCTTTTATAAGCTCTTGACAGAAAAGGAACacaaatttatttacatttttagttATTCGCAATGTCTCATTGCTAGTTGTATATTTGcagtaaaaaattttttcaggACTTGTGATAACTAAATGTTAGTACTAGAGTAAAATCTGATGAGTCCTTCactaaaattaagataaaataaagTCAGAATGTTAACCTTTCTGTCCGTATTGACAATCTCTAGTTGCTTCTACAAGATAGTTCTCTGGAATTTGCCCACTAGACTCAGAAGTATTTCTTGCACTTGTCTTCTGTTCATTGTGTAGTGATTTCCTAACCTGGCTGTATATCATAATCACCTTgaagcattaaaaacaaaaataagttccTCAACTACATCCCAGACCTGCAGAATCAATCGTCTAGGCatgttaatgtttgaaaaacacTTCGGGAGGATTTATTAGACAGCCAGGATGCCCTATCAGGCATTTGTAAACCATTCTTCTAAAGGGCTGTATAGAAAACGCTGAATTTTACATTGTGGTATAGCCTTTGTTGCAGTAAATGACAGTAACCCAATTGAGCAGATGTGTGATCTGAATAGTCTGTTGGGATATGCTTGCTTATGGCTACATTAATCACTCCACAGATGACCCTGGTTGCCCCGATGAGTAAAGCCCTTTGCTGGGCGTTATGTATAACTTTAATCTGGACCCAGTATAATTCCATTGTATAGAAACTGGTTTGTTCAACTCGGTCTATTTGAGATTACTTTaattccttctcattcttttgtAGCTGCCAAAAGATTGCATATTCAAGAACGGTGCATTTTTATTTAAACGTCACActtttaaagtttatatatatttccCTTGGGAGAGGGGAGAATACGTTCTAAGGAAGTGATTGTGTATAAATTATGAAACTAAAATTATTGCTCCGACATGTTTAATATGCTTTGGTTTTGAAGTAAGTAATGGAAGGGGGTCAGATTCAGTCTAAAAGCCTGCCAGCATGCCTACATTTCAGGTCCTGGAATCCGTcctggtttctttttgtttttatcaagTTGCATTCCAAGATGTGGTAGGGGAAAATTTCCAGCTGTTCCCCATATGCTGACACATCTGCTTAGGAAAGTAaggatttagagagagagagaataatggTGGTACAAGTCTTTAAGGCTCCTAGAGATTTTGGCccattcttcccttttttttttaaactaatgcAAAAATGGAGTCCCAGAGAGAGTCACTTCTTCAGGCTTACATAGGAAGTTAGTTACGGGCAGAGCTGGGAATCCGACTTAGGTCTTCTACTTcccatgtagttttcttttcctgttataTACCATGCTTCCTGTGGGAATTAGAATACAGCAGCTGTAGAAAAACAACTCCATATTTTCAATGAGCATCAGAATGTAAAATTAATCCATAAACAATTCCCCAGTCACTTTAATCATCATTTCAACacttgtttaaaatttttgcatAGTATGCAACTCTTTGAAGAAAGTCAAATATCAATGAAATGAATAGAATTCCTTGTTCTGTGAAACTCCTTTAGTTTATGTGAAGTTAGTGGATTTATGGTTACACTTAAGCAAATTTAATTTCAATTCTTACTTTCTCTTAAGAAAGTTGATAAAATTTGATATATATAGCTTACATCTGCTTCCTCCTTTCCCTGCCATAGATTTTTTGGGGTTAAGTTTAACCTTACAATCTGAGTTCTTGGGTTTGTCTGGTATTTTTTGGAAgatgtttttgcatgtggatctGGGTTGAATGCTTCTGAGTATCTGAAGCCATCTGTTAATGAAGTTGCttttttatgtacttattttcCAGGTCAAGAGCAATCTGAATCCAAATGCAAAGGAGTTTGTTCCTGGGGTGAAGTACTAAAATATTTGAGTAGACGGGGCCCTGTTTTGGTGGATGTAGCACAATTTCCACACTGTGAAGGCAGTATTAGAAGACTTAATTGTAAAAGCTCTCTCTTGTCACTGTGTTACACTTATGCATTGCCAAAGTTTTGTTAGTCTTGCATGCTTAATAAAAGTGCTGAGACTGTTATTAAGTAAAAAGCTGTCTAACATTTACTGAAAATAGAATTGGCCCCATGGCTTGATGTGAAGACAGCGAGGAAGGAAGCACCAGTCAAGTTGTGACAAAGCACCACATTAAATGACCTCTAAATCTTAGTGAATTGTCTTTTTTAGACTAAACTGGTTCCTTAGGTTAACTAACACTTATTAATgtctaaactttttttaaatgtgtaaattaAGCTGTAGTTGTTAAGCAGACTTCTCAGTTAAGATTTAAATTTGCATTTGTCCCCATCAAAAAGAATCTCCTTTTTCTGAAGAAGGCTTGTtagttaattttgaaataattcatcATAGACAAGTATGTCTTTCATTACTGAGGTTACAGGGTAGTGATCAGATGAGAACTAGTCCTGGCTTTTATGGTATGTTATCATGTAAGAAATCTGAATTCTCCTAATGTTACATCTGGGGAAGTATGTGATTTGAAAATTGCATCTTCTTCTAAGGAGTCACTATTGTAGCTATGCCTGTGTGAAGTCTAACATTTGACCAATCCGTAATCCAATTGAACAAAGAAATTGTGACATATGCTTTGAGTGGTGCTTTTCCTTGCTTTGTTAACCATCACTACAGTAGTCTACAGCACAACTTTTCTTTTAACAAAGCTAGAACAGTTTTGGCTTCTTAAACTTCATATTTGGGTAGGTTAAGCTGCCATACGTGTTCAGTGTGAATAGTgtttaagttgaaaatattgtaaaaaaattatattttttcaaaaatatttaaaaaaataaataatagtagaaCTGAGCTGATGGTTGTGTTTATTGATGCTGGAATGCAGACTCTCCAGTGGTGATATTCACTTTAGAATGGGCTCAGTACCTTAGGACAACCCTGCTGGCAAGATATGCTGAGAGAGCCAGCTTTATTAGATTATAGTGTCAAGTATGTTATGCAAGTATCTGTCTGAAATACACTAGTAAAATAAACCCCAGAGTCCCTTCCATAACCCACCTTGAGCACCTCAGGCTGCACTGTCAGGGCAATTGTAGATGTCCACGTTAAGAAACTTTTTCGCTGACGAGTATAATGGTAACCTTACTCTAGTATAACCTCCATTGGTTTCTGCCATTCACAAGCCATTGCTGGTCATAATTGAGCTGGTTTGCTATTTTGATTCACCTGGACCTTCCCCTTTTTCCCCTCACAAGCTTGTTTAGAATATGTTTGTGGCTAATCTTTATTTGGAATAGGCTGTCAACCAACTAGCAATTTCCTGACTAGCAATTTCCTGGTTCCACATACGGTTCTGCCTCATGGCTCTAACTTAGTTGTTGATAATGTCTTCTGTGCTTTTCTTGAGCTTGTTGGGCTCAAGAAGGTTAAGAAGGCCATGTAGTCAATTCTGGCTCACATTCTCCTTGGGGATCCTTTGATGTAAGCACTTGTGCCCCagtgttgtttgttgttgttgttgttttttttttgtgaggaagatcagccctgagctaacatccatgctaatcctcctctttttgctcaggaagcctggctctgagctaacctctattgccaatcctcctcctttttttcccccaaagccctagtagatagttgtatgtcatagttgcacatccttgtagttgctgtatgtgggacgcggcctcagcatggccagggaagcggtgcgttggtgcgcacccaggatccaaacccgggccgccagtggcggagcgcgcgcacttaaccactaagccgcggggctggtCCTGCCCCAGTGTCTTTTAATAGCCACCTTAACAAACTAATAATCGGGTAGATTTATTGAGAAACACTGAAGCAGAGATGATCCTGCTtggctctctttctttttggagcCTTGATACAGCCAGTTCCCTCTGTTCTCTAACAGCTCAGTACCACAAGTGGCACAGCAGACTgccaaatatttgaagcttacagatcCTTTCTCTCTGAGCTCATACAGGGCAAATGAGTTCATTTCCACATACTGCCAGATTATCATAGTGCAGTATAATTGGAGATTATAAACTTGAATTAAAGAGGCATTGTAACCTAATGATTAAGAGCAAGGATTAGCCAGACTTCCTGGATGTGAATCCAGTGATcgagggcaagtcacttaacctttctgtgccttagtttccacCTCTTTAAAATGGTAATGTTAACAGTATCTATCTCAGGATTGTGTAGTTAATATACATCAAGCAGTTAagacagtccctggcacatagaaagttcTAAgtgattgttgttattattactattaaggAATCATCTAGGCTAAGTTCTCATTTTGTTCGAACTTGCCTGTCTGAGGGAACATGCACATTAAAACTACTTTGATGTTTAACTAGAGAGCCAGGCATCTGCATTACAAGTAGAGATGGAAAGTTTCAGAGCTTCAGCTACTCTATTTTGAAGCCCTTGGCATAAATGATCACCCCATCAGGGCCTATATGGCATCATTTTAGGGTAACTGAAGTCATCCTGTTTTCATGGGGTTTTTATTTTATGACCACTATTGAAACAAG is a genomic window containing:
- the PAIP2 gene encoding polyadenylate-binding protein-interacting protein 2 — its product is MKDPSRSSTSPSIINEDVIINGHSHEDDNPFAEYMWMENEEEFNRQIEEELWEEEFIERCFQEMLEEEEEHEWFIPARDLPQTMDQIQDQFNDLVISDGSSLEDLVVKSNLNPNAKEFVPGVKY